Proteins encoded together in one Lathyrus oleraceus cultivar Zhongwan6 chromosome 5, CAAS_Psat_ZW6_1.0, whole genome shotgun sequence window:
- the LOC127081788 gene encoding exosome complex component RRP4 homolog — MGIQLQLSQTQKLHLHKALEQLESLSSKVNCDASVTIADSIPVNHEDGVLKEHGTADLDGEVVATLCGIVERVNKLVYVCALRSRYKPEVGDIVIGRVVEVAQERWRLDINYSQNAYLMFSAMNMPDGVQRRRTALDELNMCCIFEEADVICAEVCGFQHDGLHLQAKSKNTESLPANVHSVVSWGNPP, encoded by the exons ATGG GAATTCAGTTACAATTGAGTCAAACTCAAAAGCTCCATCTACATAAAGCTTTAGAACAATTGGAATCTCTATCTTCCAAGGTGAATTGTGATGCTTCCGTGACCATAGCAGATTCCATTCCCGTCAACCACGAAGACGGCGTACTCAAGGAACATGGAACCGCCGATCTAGACGGAGAAGTTGTTGCCACGCTCTGTGGAATTGTCGAGCGTGTTAACAAGCTTGTTTATGTCTGTGCATTGCGCTCAAGGTACAAACCAGAGGTTGGCGACATTGTTATTGGGCGTGTTGTTGAGGTTGCTCAGGAGCGTTGGAGATTGGATATTAACTACAGTCAAAATGCTTATCTCATGTTTTCTGCTATGAATATGCCTGATGGTGTACAGAGACGAAGGACAGCTTTAGATGAGTTGAATATGTGCTGTATTTTCGAGGAGGCAGATGTCATTTGTGCCGAAGTTTGTGGTTTTCAACATGATGGCCTACACCTTcaagcaaaaagtaaaaatacGGAAAGCTTACCTGCCAATGTCCACAGTGTTGTATCTTGGGGAAATCCACCT
- the LOC127086027 gene encoding prohibitin-3, mitochondrial, with translation MGSSQAAASILNNIARFAFGLGAAATAVNSSLYTVDGGQRAVLFDRFRGILEQSIGEGTHFLIPWVQKPYIFDIRTRPHTFSSISGTKDLQMVNLTLRVLSRPDTQRLPTIVQNLGLEYDEKVLPSIGNEVLKAVVAQFNADQLLTDRPQVSALVRDSLVRRAKDFNILLDDVAITHLSYGAEFSRAVEQKQVAQQEAERSKFVVMKAEQERRAAIIRAEGESDAAKLISDATASAGMGLIELRRIEASREVAATLAKSPNVSYLPGGKNILMALNPSR, from the exons ATGGGAAGCAGTCAAGCCGCAGCCTCCATACTCAACAACATCGCTCGCTTCGCCTTCGGTCTCGGCGCCGCCGCTACCGCCGTCAACTCCTCCCTCTACACCGTCGACGGTGGCCAACGCGCCGTCCTCTTCGACCGTTTCCGCGGTATTCTCGAACAATCAATCGGCGAGGGCACTCATTTCCTCATTCCATGGGTTCAAAAGCCCTACATCTTCGACATTCGCACTCGTCCTCACACGTTCTCATCGATCTCTGGTACCAAAGATCTTCAGATGGTGAATCTCACTCTCCGTGTTCTCTCTCGTCCTGATACGCAGCGTCTTCCTACTATTGTTCAGAATCTTGGACTTGAGTATGATGAGAAGGTTCTTCCTTCGATTGGGAATGAGGTTCTTAAGGCTGTTGTTGCGCAGTTTAACGCAGATCAGCTTTTGACGGATCGGCCTCAGGTTTCGGCTCTTGTTAGGGATAGTCTTGTTCGTCGTGCTAAGGATTTCAATATTCTTCTTGATGATGTTGCTATTACGCATTTGTCTTATGGTGCTGAATTCTCTAG GGCCGTTGAGCAGAAGCAGGTGGCACAACAAGAGGCCGAGAGGTCTAAATTTGTTGTGATGAAGGCCGAACAGGAGCGTCGTGCTGCAATTATTCGTGCCGAGGGAGAAAGTGATGCTGCCAAGCTGATTTCTGATGCTACTGCGTCTGCTGGTATGGGGTTGATTGAGCTTAGGAGGATCGAGGCTTCCAGGGAAGTGGCCGCTACTTTGGCTAAGTCTCCTAATGTCTCTTACCTTCCTGGTGGAAAGAACATTCTCATGGCTCTCAATCCTTCTCGTTAA